The DNA sequence CTGATGGAGGAATTACCAGCGCAGGTTACAGCCATTTCGCTTTATGTGGATCCTTATAATAACAAATGGATTGGTACCTATGGTGATGGTATTTATTGTTTGAAGGAAAATGGCACTTTGCTTCATTATAAAGAGGAGTTGCCTGACCCAAACATCATCAATATTACTGGAGATGGGGACGCCGTTTGGTTGGCTACTTTAAGAGGAGGTTGTCGCCTCACATTAGGGGAGGGGCATAAACCTAGTCAGATTGATGTTTTCGGAACAAAAGAAGGGTTAGGGACAGATTACCTCTATCAGGTATTTGTTGACTCCCAAAAGCGAGTGTGGTTTGGAACTGACGGACATGGTATTTCTCTGATGGAACAGGAGCACTTTCAACAACTGGACAGTGCAGCAGCTTTGGATGAAAAAGTGATCTATGGTTTTGCAGAAGACGGCAAGCAACGTATCTGGATCAATGTAAAAGGAGAAGGACTATACTGCTTTACAGAAAATGGAAAATTGAAGCATTATGGAATTGCGGAAGGTTTGAGAGATCTGGATGTGAAAATACTTTCTTCCGATATCAACGGAAACCTGTTGGTTTTTCATGAGGCAGGGTTAGATGTATTTGATATACAAGAAGAGCATTTTGTCTATTTGGGAGCAGAGGATGGGATTTCAGAAGAGAAGCCTTTTCAAAATGCTGTTGGCAAGAATGCTTTTGGGGAAGTTTATTTCGGTACAGACAAAGGCATTGTTGGATACCGTCAACTGAATCATGTTGGGCAACGTGCTCCGGAGTTGATCATTGAAGAAATCAAGCTGTTTGGTAAAGAATTGCTTACAGGTGATGCGTTTAAGCTAAAACATAACCAAAACCACCTGACCATCAATTTTGAAGGACTTTGGTATGGGAATCCTGAAGGCTTGCGTTTCCGCTATCAGCTGGAAGGTTATGATATGGACTGGATATATACATCTTCCAATTCACTGACATATTCTTATTTACCACCGGGGCATTACCTGTTTAAGGTACAAACTTCTTATGACCCGTTTTTCAAAAACTTTTCTGAAGCTCAATTTACACTTGAGATAGCACCACCTTTTTGGAAAGAACCTTGGTTTATTCTTTTGGCTGTAGGAGCAATGCTAGGGTTGATTTATTGGGCTGTAAAAAGAAGGGAAAGGCAATTGAAACTTGAAAAGCAACTGCTGGAGGAAAAAGTAAAGGAGCGAACAGAAGAGATCACCTTGAAGAATGAAGAACTGCAAGCTGCCTTTGAAGATATTGAAAACAAAAACGATAAAATTACCAAAAGCATCAACTACGCAAAGCGTATACAGCAAGCTATTTTGCCGCTGAGACATGATCTGGAAGAGGCATTCCCCAATCATTTTGTCTTGTATCAACCTCGTGACATTGTAAGTGGAGACTTCTATTGGGTTACGAAGCAAGGTGATAAGACTTTCTTTGCTGCCGTAGATTGTACAGGGCATGGTGTGCCGGGTGCTTTTATGTCAATGATCGGTGCTTCTGTACTGAATGAGGCCGTAAAAGAACCTGACATTACGCCAAAGGGAATCCTGAATAAAATGGATCAGGCTGTAGTGGCATACCTGAAACAAGATGGTGTTCACAATGAAAAGGTCAACGCCATGGATGGAATGGATATTTCGCTTATCTGTTGGGAACCGAAGGAGAAGCGATTGACCTACGCTGGAGCAAAGCGACCACTTTATATGATTCAGGAAGGAGAATTGAAGGAGTTGAAAGGTGATCGTTGGGCAATTGGTGGACATGGGAAGTTTCTCAAGGATGACTGCAAGCTGTTTACGGATCATACCATTATTATAGACAAACCGACTTCTTTGTATTTGTCTTCTGACGGATATGCGGATCAGTTTGGAGGTCCAAACAATAAGAAATTTACGACCAAGAAACTCAAACAATTACTGTTAGAACTAAGCCAACAAACTCCTGAAAAGCAGGAATTACTTTTTGCTGAAGAAATTGAACGTTGGAAGGGAGGGTGTAAACAAACAGATGATATTTTATTTGCCGGAATTTTTTTAAACCATGAGAAAGCTAAAAACTAACCTAGGACTATTTTTGCTATTGTTGCTGCCCATATCACTTTTTGCCCAGGATAATGATCTGCTAAGTGCATTGGAAGAAGCTACCCCAAAAGAAACTTTTCCCGTTCATGCTTTTAAGGGGACGAGAATTGTTAATACACAGTCTGTAGATATTCAGCCAGCTGGAGAGTTGCTGTTTTTGATTTCTCACCGATTTGGTGCTTTAAACTCAGGCGTAAGTAAGTTTTGGGGATTGGATGAAGCTGTTATCCGTATAGGCTTGGAGTATGGTATCAATGATAAGTGGGCAATAGGAGCAGGCAGAAGCAAGTATCAAGCAACCTATGATCTGTATACAAAATACAAGTTGCTGCAACAGACGGAAGGTGGGGATGCATTTCCTTTTTCAATGGTTTGGAACAGTAATATGGCCATCAGGACTGAGAGTTTTGATTTACCGGAAGTTGAAGCTGAGTTTGTCAATAAGTTGTTTTATACCCATCAGTTACTTGTTGCCAGAAACTTCGGATGGGGCTCTTTTCAGCTGTCCCCAACTTATACCCACAACAATATCAGAGAGCTTGAAGCAGAAACGAATGATATGTTTGCACTTGGAATGGCAGGGCGTATTAAGTTGACAAACCGATGGTCTGTTTTGTTTGATTACTACTACTTGTTTGATGATGAATTGAAAACCTTATTTGAAGAACCTTTGGCGCTTTCACTGGAACTGGAAACGGCCGGACACGTTTTTCAGTTTATTTTCAGCAATACCAAT is a window from the Limibacter armeniacum genome containing:
- a CDS encoding two-component regulator propeller domain-containing protein encodes the protein MQTIRYHLSVLLLLLTVLTGYSQQLYFKQYPFGRKLKEGYPTALLQSTTGMLWVGTNKGLLQFDGKDFQLIGEQKEEVTALGESHDGTIWVGFKDGALYFLKEEKLQPFETDEGMAVEAVSDIVFDKDGTLWFATLGDGLYYYKNERMYRLDEEDGLPDTYIYDLELDKQGNIWAGTDGGIAVCHLNEQNADIKVIDSSLGLPDDIVKKIIFSPENESFWIGTEDEGLFSYDPSTQVFKPVVKDEWPYGSVLDMTLSGNELWVSTSRQGILVMDCKDQSILNYTKEHGLSSGRLHALMGDREGNIWLAGRQRGLERLPANRLWFFRNMSEQVQIVAVGADQHHALWYLNHGKLYHYQQGKATLMEELPAQVTAISLYVDPYNNKWIGTYGDGIYCLKENGTLLHYKEELPDPNIINITGDGDAVWLATLRGGCRLTLGEGHKPSQIDVFGTKEGLGTDYLYQVFVDSQKRVWFGTDGHGISLMEQEHFQQLDSAAALDEKVIYGFAEDGKQRIWINVKGEGLYCFTENGKLKHYGIAEGLRDLDVKILSSDINGNLLVFHEAGLDVFDIQEEHFVYLGAEDGISEEKPFQNAVGKNAFGEVYFGTDKGIVGYRQLNHVGQRAPELIIEEIKLFGKELLTGDAFKLKHNQNHLTINFEGLWYGNPEGLRFRYQLEGYDMDWIYTSSNSLTYSYLPPGHYLFKVQTSYDPFFKNFSEAQFTLEIAPPFWKEPWFILLAVGAMLGLIYWAVKRRERQLKLEKQLLEEKVKERTEEITLKNEELQAAFEDIENKNDKITKSINYAKRIQQAILPLRHDLEEAFPNHFVLYQPRDIVSGDFYWVTKQGDKTFFAAVDCTGHGVPGAFMSMIGASVLNEAVKEPDITPKGILNKMDQAVVAYLKQDGVHNEKVNAMDGMDISLICWEPKEKRLTYAGAKRPLYMIQEGELKELKGDRWAIGGHGKFLKDDCKLFTDHTIIIDKPTSLYLSSDGYADQFGGPNNKKFTTKKLKQLLLELSQQTPEKQELLFAEEIERWKGGCKQTDDILFAGIFLNHEKAKN
- a CDS encoding DUF5777 family beta-barrel protein, whose translation is MRKLKTNLGLFLLLLLPISLFAQDNDLLSALEEATPKETFPVHAFKGTRIVNTQSVDIQPAGELLFLISHRFGALNSGVSKFWGLDEAVIRIGLEYGINDKWAIGAGRSKYQATYDLYTKYKLLQQTEGGDAFPFSMVWNSNMAIRTESFDLPEVEAEFVNKLFYTHQLLVARNFGWGSFQLSPTYTHNNIRELEAETNDMFALGMAGRIKLTNRWSVLFDYYYLFDDELKTLFEEPLALSLELETAGHVFQFIFSNTNHMTEKLYLTRSQGKWSKGDIHFGFNISRTIPIRKR